In one window of Candidatus Scalindua sp. DNA:
- a CDS encoding ABC transporter permease, whose product MFERITHILIKEFIQIFRDPKMKGMIFLAPIVQVLVFGYAVTTDVKQIATAVHDLDNSVVSRELVSRFVNSGYFDIVEYIESKGRDQYLIDRGKVRAVLRMNKGFGEDLRAGRTAQLQVIVDGTDSNTAGIVLDYSARIVGQFSQKILITRFTRLKGHALKPGRVEMQTRAWFNENLESRNFYVPGTIAIIVMLITLMLTSMAVVREKEIGTMEQIMVTPITQTEFILGKTVPFALIGFADVVMITLLGVFWFEVPIRGSLLLLFVATILYLMTTLGVGLLISTISHTQQEAMMSTFFFYFPAVLLSGFMFPIANMPVVVQWFTYLNPLRYFLVIIRGIFLKGVGLDILWPQMAALAAMGLATLWLASKRFKKTIS is encoded by the coding sequence ATGTTTGAACGTATTACGCATATACTCATCAAGGAATTTATTCAGATATTCCGAGACCCGAAGATGAAGGGGATGATCTTCCTGGCCCCAATTGTCCAGGTGCTCGTATTTGGCTACGCGGTGACTACTGACGTCAAACAGATTGCCACAGCAGTCCATGATCTTGACAACAGCGTTGTGAGTCGGGAGTTGGTGAGCAGGTTTGTGAATTCCGGATATTTTGATATTGTGGAGTATATTGAGAGCAAAGGTCGTGACCAATATTTAATAGACCGTGGTAAAGTCAGGGCAGTCCTGCGCATGAACAAGGGTTTCGGAGAAGACCTGCGGGCGGGAAGAACCGCCCAGCTCCAGGTAATCGTGGATGGGACCGATTCCAATACTGCAGGGATCGTGCTTGATTATAGCGCCAGGATAGTTGGTCAGTTTTCACAGAAAATTCTCATTACACGATTTACACGGCTGAAAGGTCATGCTCTGAAACCTGGCCGCGTGGAAATGCAGACGCGTGCATGGTTCAATGAAAATCTTGAGAGCCGTAACTTTTACGTCCCCGGGACAATCGCTATCATTGTGATGCTTATCACCCTGATGCTTACGAGTATGGCAGTTGTACGAGAAAAGGAAATCGGAACTATGGAACAGATCATGGTCACTCCGATCACTCAGACAGAGTTCATACTCGGCAAGACCGTCCCTTTTGCTCTGATCGGGTTTGCCGATGTGGTTATGATTACCTTGTTGGGAGTGTTCTGGTTCGAGGTCCCTATACGGGGCAGTCTATTATTACTCTTTGTTGCGACAATACTATACCTGATGACAACACTGGGTGTGGGGCTTCTTATTTCAACGATAAGTCATACTCAGCAGGAGGCTATGATGAGCACCTTCTTTTTCTATTTTCCTGCAGTACTCCTTTCAGGATTCATGTTTCCCATCGCTAATATGCCGGTAGTTGTCCAGTGGTTTACCTACCTCAATCCACTCCGATACTTTCTTGTAATCATACGCGGAATATTTCTCAAGGGTGTGGGTCTGGATATTCTCTGGCCGCAAATGGCTGCCCTGGCAGCGATGGGCCTGGCCACGTTATGGCTGGCATCGAAACGGTTCAAAAAAACCATCTCATGA
- a CDS encoding TetR/AcrR family transcriptional regulator, with protein sequence MQVRKSTEIRRLQIINIIRSIISSKGIEGVTISEIAMQMGITKGAIYRHFKSKRDILNLLIENIEETLMEVIEKSSMDNDPIQNLKNLLLNQLTLAKNRDKTSLVVILGAMQFSDPVIRKKISQLIEKYLCNIEEILSAAIQSGKVKSEIDPKTSSIAFFGLIQSSITMWSYKKFDFVPEELHLQLWSIYHQGIGI encoded by the coding sequence GTGCAAGTTAGAAAATCTACAGAAATCAGAAGACTGCAGATTATAAATATTATTCGAAGCATAATTTCATCTAAAGGAATTGAAGGCGTAACCATAAGTGAAATAGCGATGCAAATGGGAATTACCAAAGGAGCTATTTACCGTCATTTTAAGAGTAAAAGGGATATATTGAATCTTTTAATAGAGAATATTGAAGAAACCCTCATGGAGGTTATTGAGAAATCGTCAATGGATAATGATCCGATTCAAAATCTGAAAAACCTCCTGCTTAACCAGCTCACCCTGGCAAAAAACCGCGACAAGACATCATTGGTTGTTATTTTAGGAGCAATGCAATTCAGTGACCCTGTCATACGAAAAAAGATTTCACAATTGATAGAAAAGTATTTATGCAACATAGAAGAGATCCTTTCAGCGGCCATACAGTCAGGAAAGGTGAAAAGTGAAATTGATCCAAAAACATCTTCTATCGCCTTTTTTGGACTTATTCAATCCAGCATTACGATGTGGTCATATAAAAAGTTTGATTTTGTTCCGGAAGAATTGCACTTGCAATTGTGGAGTATATATCATCAGGGAATTGGGATTTAA
- a CDS encoding cytochrome c biogenesis protein produces the protein MNPQFLIKLSVIFFWCSLFIYTSYWITGFLGKKTRFSVLLGGIILHASAITFRGIAIEYFPLTNKFESFSGFALATFIVLLCNSKIESYVYRIALFCVGYCFLVAASFFPKDLSYAPPLMLTIWYLLHVPISFFCYALWTSSSAAALARYFSSGNQRRFEQVIDFGFQYGFIAFSISMIFGGLWGFVAWGSYFMWDAKVLWSVIIWFFYATCIHLDYWTEAKKFKTPLALVGFIILLTTYVGTSFFTLSSHRF, from the coding sequence ATGAATCCACAATTTCTGATCAAATTATCTGTTATCTTTTTTTGGTGTTCACTCTTTATCTATACTTCTTACTGGATAACAGGCTTTCTGGGGAAAAAAACAAGATTCTCTGTACTATTGGGCGGTATAATTCTCCATGCATCTGCGATAACGTTCAGAGGCATCGCCATAGAATACTTTCCATTAACAAACAAGTTTGAATCATTCAGTGGTTTTGCCCTTGCCACATTTATTGTCCTTTTATGTAACTCTAAAATAGAGAGCTATGTCTACCGGATCGCTCTTTTTTGTGTTGGATACTGCTTTTTAGTTGCTGCCTCTTTTTTCCCTAAAGATCTCAGCTACGCACCACCGCTCATGTTAACAATCTGGTATCTCCTTCACGTCCCGATATCTTTCTTCTGTTATGCCTTATGGACAAGTTCATCAGCAGCTGCATTGGCGAGGTATTTCTCATCCGGCAATCAGAGACGATTTGAGCAGGTAATAGATTTCGGGTTTCAGTATGGCTTTATAGCATTTTCGATATCAATGATATTTGGAGGCCTCTGGGGATTTGTTGCCTGGGGCTCATACTTCATGTGGGATGCCAAGGTTCTCTGGTCGGTGATTATATGGTTCTTTTATGCAACGTGCATCCATCTGGATTACTGGACTGAAGCAAAAAAATTCAAGACACCTTTAGCCCTGGTTGGCTTTATCATACTGCTCACTACGTATGTCGGCACAAGTTTCTTTACCCTGAGTTCTCACCGATTTTAA
- a CDS encoding cytochrome c biogenesis protein ResB has product MKVYNFLTSQKTGIITGFTVTGLMIIGSLIMNYWPQYYAGLSGEDIKFFFQEVHPIHIWFYVMFLAFIMYGISIFFCTLDSVVRKIRTRTRKFPLYGASIVHIGFLITLAAHLIGGIGSESGTPITVAGSWVATDDFEIKVEDFNSTSYPNGMPKRIYATMKLRRNGQEIERVLGYNNPIVLDHGAKEILLSTYGNMPESIILDVSGEAYDLRVGDAVTINGTKVYLADIFLPPRVRLPVAMFVSQGGETKNNQMYLPIGKQNRQNILGKELTFIDINTSTAVVFTVKNNPSIPLTLVAIGCFGSGMLLVIFRTAYKMVRI; this is encoded by the coding sequence ATGAAAGTATACAACTTCCTGACATCCCAGAAAACGGGAATCATTACCGGATTCACCGTAACCGGCCTCATGATCATTGGAAGCCTGATCATGAATTATTGGCCACAGTATTATGCAGGGCTTTCAGGAGAAGATATCAAATTCTTCTTTCAGGAAGTCCACCCCATTCACATCTGGTTCTATGTGATGTTTCTCGCCTTCATCATGTACGGAATCTCTATTTTTTTCTGTACCCTCGACTCCGTTGTCAGGAAGATAAGAACCCGAACTCGAAAATTTCCTTTATATGGGGCTTCCATAGTACATATTGGATTTCTGATTACTCTTGCCGCACACTTAATAGGAGGTATAGGATCAGAATCAGGCACACCGATTACGGTTGCGGGTTCATGGGTTGCAACCGATGACTTTGAGATCAAGGTTGAAGATTTTAACTCTACCTCGTATCCCAATGGAATGCCCAAACGGATTTATGCAACCATGAAGTTAAGAAGAAATGGGCAGGAGATTGAACGTGTCCTTGGATACAACAACCCCATTGTTCTGGATCACGGTGCAAAAGAGATTCTACTCAGTACCTATGGCAACATGCCGGAATCAATTATCCTGGATGTCAGTGGAGAGGCATACGATTTGAGGGTAGGTGATGCCGTTACGATAAACGGAACAAAAGTGTATCTTGCTGATATATTCCTTCCTCCAAGAGTTCGACTCCCTGTTGCCATGTTCGTTTCACAAGGCGGGGAGACAAAAAACAATCAAATGTATCTCCCCATTGGCAAACAGAATAGACAAAATATTCTTGGGAAAGAGTTAACATTTATTGACATAAACACCTCCACTGCAGTAGTTTTCACCGTAAAGAACAATCCAAGTATCCCGCTCACACTGGTGGCAATTGGATGCTTTGGTTCCGGTATGCTGCTCGTCATATTCAGGACTGCCTACAAGATGGTTAGAATATAG
- a CDS encoding PilZ domain-containing protein, whose product MSSKKDEIKELLSQDSRRSERLSVPVYLFYSYLPDTEWIGPQTVEDVGGDGLRFRNRKDIEKNTELRLKINLTKDPHPLIFKCKVVRCEKNLCQEELPAVNKEDLYSVGVKFSKMEHNDRQRYVNFICGKILSSYLTGEDGIDSS is encoded by the coding sequence ATGAGTTCTAAAAAAGATGAAATAAAAGAGCTTCTTTCTCAAGATAGCAGGAGAAGTGAAAGGCTCTCTGTTCCTGTATATCTGTTTTATTCATATCTTCCCGATACTGAATGGATCGGACCTCAGACTGTTGAAGATGTTGGCGGAGACGGTTTAAGATTTCGAAATAGGAAGGATATAGAAAAAAATACGGAATTGAGACTAAAGATTAATCTAACCAAGGACCCCCATCCTCTTATCTTTAAATGCAAAGTCGTGAGATGCGAAAAAAACCTATGCCAGGAAGAACTCCCGGCTGTTAATAAAGAAGACCTATATAGTGTAGGGGTGAAATTCTCTAAGATGGAGCATAACGATAGGCAACGATATGTAAATTTCATATGTGGAAAAATACTCTCTTCATACCTCACGGGGGAAGACGGTATTGACTCGTCATAA
- the ligA gene encoding NAD-dependent DNA ligase LigA, translating to MDKNIIEKIDTLRSQIRYHDRKYYVENMPEITDLAYDLLMKELERYERSYPHLITPDSPTQRVSGEAVSEFKSIEHRIPMLSIENTYSEQELREYDARIRRMLKHEDEIEYVAELKIDGVAVTLWYKNGIFTQGATRGDGLRGDNITANLRTIKDIPLKFSCADSHIPLLEIRGEIYLPNKDFQRLNQQREEEGKAQFANPRNAAAGSLKLLDPFMTAKRPLRLFAYAFGYCEYETPANHADCLKAIKKFGLPVNPNFQVCRNIDEVIAYCKAWESRRCQLDYEVDGIVVKVNSLVLHNKLGATSKAPRWIMSYKYHPEEAVTRIESMRIQIGKTGTLTPVAELQPVRLSGTTVSRATLHNFDEIKRKDIRIGDFVVIQKAGEIIPQVVKVIQERRTGEEKPYNPPVKCPACNDTVVKEEVYLRCYNPLCPAQAKRRIEYFASRKGMDIEGLGPALIEQLVDKNLIEDYADLYSLQLEDLTSLDRLGAKSAQNLLNSIEKSKKRDLCKLVCALGIMHVGSHAADILSKQFDTLEKLASATIEELEGVHAIGTIMARSILAFFSNSHTKDIIEKLKTAGINTKALDRKERASSPIKDKTLVLTGTLRGYSRKEVEELIKSKGGKVTTSVSSKTDYLIAGDAPGSKLEKAKNLGITILGKEEFEKLL from the coding sequence GTGGACAAAAATATCATTGAAAAAATTGATACTCTCCGTTCACAAATTCGATATCACGACAGGAAATACTATGTTGAGAATATGCCAGAAATAACGGATTTGGCATATGACCTCTTGATGAAGGAGCTTGAAAGGTACGAAAGGTCTTATCCCCATCTCATCACGCCTGATTCCCCTACCCAGCGAGTAAGCGGGGAAGCCGTTTCTGAGTTCAAATCAATCGAGCACAGAATACCCATGCTCAGTATTGAAAATACCTACTCAGAACAGGAGTTGAGAGAGTATGATGCCCGTATCCGTCGGATGTTAAAACATGAAGATGAAATTGAATATGTTGCGGAGCTGAAGATAGATGGTGTTGCAGTTACCCTGTGGTATAAAAACGGAATTTTTACTCAAGGTGCTACCAGGGGAGATGGTCTCCGGGGTGATAATATCACTGCAAATCTTAGAACTATCAAGGATATTCCATTAAAATTTTCATGTGCAGACAGCCACATCCCCTTACTAGAGATCAGAGGAGAAATATATCTTCCAAACAAAGATTTTCAAAGGCTTAATCAACAACGGGAAGAAGAGGGTAAAGCTCAATTTGCCAATCCGAGAAACGCTGCGGCAGGTTCCCTTAAACTCCTCGATCCATTCATGACAGCGAAAAGGCCTCTCCGTTTATTTGCCTATGCCTTTGGTTATTGCGAGTATGAAACGCCTGCGAATCACGCCGACTGTCTTAAGGCTATAAAAAAGTTTGGACTTCCCGTTAATCCCAACTTTCAAGTATGCAGGAACATAGACGAAGTTATTGCGTATTGCAAAGCCTGGGAATCAAGGCGCTGCCAGCTTGATTATGAGGTCGATGGAATAGTCGTCAAGGTGAATTCTTTAGTACTCCATAATAAGCTAGGCGCTACCAGTAAGGCACCTCGCTGGATAATGTCTTATAAATACCATCCTGAAGAGGCCGTAACAAGGATCGAATCGATGAGGATCCAGATTGGAAAAACAGGGACACTCACTCCTGTGGCTGAATTACAGCCAGTCAGGTTAAGTGGCACAACGGTAAGCAGGGCAACTTTACATAATTTTGATGAAATCAAGAGAAAGGATATTCGAATAGGAGACTTTGTTGTCATTCAAAAGGCGGGAGAAATCATACCCCAGGTAGTAAAGGTAATTCAGGAAAGAAGGACAGGCGAGGAAAAACCATATAACCCGCCTGTTAAATGCCCAGCCTGCAACGATACTGTCGTAAAAGAAGAAGTGTATCTGAGGTGTTACAATCCGCTTTGTCCTGCCCAGGCAAAACGGAGAATAGAGTATTTTGCGAGTAGAAAAGGTATGGACATTGAGGGGTTGGGTCCAGCATTAATCGAACAATTAGTTGACAAAAACCTGATTGAAGACTATGCTGACCTATATTCACTACAACTCGAAGACCTTACATCTCTTGATAGGCTTGGAGCAAAATCTGCCCAAAACCTTCTCAACTCTATCGAAAAAAGTAAAAAGAGAGATCTTTGTAAACTAGTCTGTGCATTGGGAATAATGCATGTAGGGTCGCATGCGGCAGACATCCTCTCAAAACAGTTTGATACCCTGGAAAAACTGGCCAGCGCTACGATAGAGGAATTAGAAGGGGTCCATGCAATTGGAACAATCATGGCAAGAAGCATTCTTGCTTTTTTTTCAAACAGCCACACAAAAGATATCATTGAAAAACTGAAAACAGCAGGTATTAATACAAAGGCTCTGGACCGGAAGGAAAGAGCCTCATCTCCTATCAAGGATAAAACACTTGTCTTAACGGGCACATTACGTGGATATTCCCGGAAAGAGGTAGAAGAGCTGATAAAAAGTAAGGGAGGCAAGGTAACAACATCTGTAAGCAGTAAGACAGATTACCTTATTGCTGGAGACGCCCCGGGATCAAAACTGGAAAAAGCGAAAAACCTGGGAATAACAATACTGGGGAAAGAGGAATTTGAGAAATTACTATAA
- a CDS encoding TldD/PmbA family protein, producing MEKLIRNALKNAKADYVEIRIQEGRRTGIAYVGKELESIGESTAIGGCVRALVKGGWGFVAFNDIENLSQYVKMACVQAQLVENKDISLAETDVIRDHIKTKVDIDPADISLTDKHDLCHKYNNIILSSEKIQTTNVRYMDSHSTLYFANLEGSFIVSENIFCGVSFMAIAKDGMNVQQAYDSVGDLRGYKNVENLERSCEEVSKRAVDLLSAKPVEAGKYTVIVDPKLCGVFTHEAFGHLSEADFIYENEKLREVMKIGKRFGSDDLTIVDDGTREGEAGYIKYDSEGTPSQKTYLIQNGILKSRLHSRETAAKMDEPPTGNSRAISYAHEPIVRMTNTYMEPRDWTFDDMLASTDNGIYAKGSLGGQTNTEMFTFSAEEAYLIKKGRLCEKIRDIVLTGNVFETLLNIDAIGNDLVLFGGLGGCGKGGQAPLKVSDGGPHIRIRNVTIGGR from the coding sequence ATGGAAAAGTTAATTAGAAATGCCTTAAAAAACGCAAAAGCTGATTATGTAGAGATCCGGATACAGGAGGGGAGAAGGACCGGAATCGCTTATGTTGGTAAAGAGCTGGAAAGCATTGGTGAGAGTACTGCAATCGGGGGCTGTGTCCGGGCCTTGGTAAAAGGGGGATGGGGATTTGTAGCTTTCAATGATATTGAGAACCTGTCCCAGTATGTAAAGATGGCGTGTGTTCAGGCGCAACTTGTTGAAAATAAGGACATATCTCTTGCTGAAACTGACGTAATCCGCGACCATATAAAAACTAAAGTTGATATTGATCCTGCTGATATTTCCCTGACAGACAAGCATGACTTATGTCATAAATACAATAATATTATTCTCTCTTCAGAAAAAATTCAGACTACCAATGTCAGATATATGGATTCTCACAGCACACTATACTTCGCGAACCTTGAAGGGAGTTTTATTGTGAGCGAAAATATTTTCTGCGGTGTTTCGTTTATGGCAATTGCGAAAGACGGCATGAATGTGCAGCAGGCATATGATTCTGTTGGAGATCTCAGGGGATACAAAAACGTTGAAAATCTTGAGAGAAGCTGTGAAGAGGTGTCAAAGAGAGCCGTGGATTTACTTTCTGCAAAACCTGTAGAAGCTGGTAAGTATACCGTAATCGTCGATCCAAAACTTTGCGGTGTATTCACTCATGAAGCTTTCGGTCATCTGAGCGAAGCTGATTTTATCTATGAAAATGAAAAACTTCGAGAGGTTATGAAGATCGGAAAACGTTTTGGTTCAGACGATTTAACGATTGTTGACGATGGTACACGAGAAGGTGAGGCTGGTTATATTAAATACGATAGTGAAGGCACACCCTCGCAAAAAACATACTTGATACAGAATGGGATTCTGAAGAGCCGATTGCATTCGAGAGAAACCGCTGCAAAAATGGATGAACCCCCAACAGGAAATTCACGTGCAATTAGTTATGCTCACGAACCAATTGTCCGTATGACGAACACCTATATGGAACCCCGGGATTGGACATTTGATGATATGCTGGCAAGTACAGACAATGGTATTTATGCAAAAGGTTCACTTGGCGGCCAGACAAACACGGAGATGTTTACGTTTAGTGCTGAAGAGGCGTATCTCATAAAAAAAGGCAGGCTCTGCGAAAAAATCAGGGACATTGTCTTAACCGGTAATGTATTTGAGACATTGCTCAACATAGACGCAATCGGAAATGACCTTGTTCTTTTTGGAGGCCTTGGCGGCTGTGGTAAAGGCGGGCAGGCTCCTCTGAAAGTAAGTGACGGAGGACCCCATATCAGAATAAGGAATGTAACAATTGGCGGGAGATAA